The Microbulbifer hydrolyticus genome has a segment encoding these proteins:
- a CDS encoding nucleotide pyrophosphohydrolase, translating into MKKAIPQKDLPLSGYLESVDQWIAGVGSQYFEPLTNGCMLSEEVGEVNRLLCRQYGEQRYKAGEEPANFQRALADELADVMFVLACIANQQGIDLTDALVRNLQKKNTRDHSRYSQAECKEQAYAG; encoded by the coding sequence ATGAAGAAAGCCATCCCGCAGAAAGATCTCCCCTTGAGCGGCTATCTAGAGTCGGTGGACCAATGGATTGCCGGTGTGGGCAGCCAATACTTTGAGCCGCTGACCAACGGCTGCATGCTGTCGGAAGAGGTGGGCGAGGTAAACCGCCTGCTGTGCCGCCAGTACGGCGAGCAGCGCTACAAGGCCGGTGAGGAGCCTGCCAATTTCCAGCGGGCGCTGGCCGATGAACTGGCGGATGTGATGTTTGTTCTCGCTTGTATTGCGAACCAGCAGGGAATAGACCTCACAGATGCGCTGGTGCGCAACCTGCAGAAAAAGAACACCCGCGACCACAGCCGCTACAGCCAGGCTGAATGCAAGGAGCAAGCCTATGCAGGTTAA
- a CDS encoding DUF2779 domain-containing protein — protein sequence MPQSSTAPQRPALLTKSRFKRALECPAKLFYAEQSSYANQSLEDDFLAELAKGGHQVGALAKCYFPGGEDLAGISPDEALVRTQELLQRDQVTIFEAAIQHGHLLVRVDILVKDAGRYQLIEVKAKSCDPLDLHFMKKRGEGIVKDWEPYLCDVAFQKVVLEKALNTRNIDSYLMLANKRARAATDGLNSKFRVAGDHSVIVSPELSKEDLAVELLAKIDASEPLDYIRTKGEYHGHTFEGYIATAADALQRNECLRGCIGAHCKKCEFRCTLEDESNGLQSGFRECWKEAMGWQDQDFEDPLVLEIANFRKADKLLAQGKAKMIDLEETDISPAPGDKPGMSNSERQWLQVSKIQKGDATPEIDIDGLRAEMQGWTYPLHFIDFETITAALPFTSGRRPYEGVAFQFSHHVVHKDGSVVHAHQFLDTEPGHFPSFDFIRALKQALEGDSGTIFRYAAHENSFLNLIHSQLRDSDLPQEEVKELCAFIESISHSKDDSELTWCGPRDMVDLLELVKRYAYYPQTRGSNSIKHVLPAVLNHSAFLQEKYGQPNYGATGGIPSFNFQNWQWIQVEHGQVRDPYKLLPKMFEDVPENIDELLSEGDSLANGGAALTAYARIQFTEMSDYEREQLRSALLKYCELDTLAMVMIYESWVN from the coding sequence ATGCCCCAGAGTTCCACAGCTCCCCAGCGTCCGGCATTGCTGACCAAATCGCGCTTCAAGCGCGCCCTGGAATGCCCCGCCAAACTGTTTTACGCAGAACAATCCAGTTATGCCAATCAGAGCCTGGAAGATGATTTCTTGGCTGAGCTGGCCAAGGGGGGCCACCAGGTGGGCGCGCTGGCTAAGTGCTATTTCCCCGGTGGGGAAGACCTCGCCGGAATATCTCCAGACGAAGCTCTGGTGCGCACCCAGGAGCTGTTGCAGCGGGATCAAGTCACCATTTTCGAGGCCGCTATCCAGCACGGCCATTTGCTGGTGCGGGTGGATATCCTGGTCAAGGACGCTGGCCGTTACCAGCTGATCGAGGTCAAGGCCAAGTCCTGCGACCCTCTCGACCTTCACTTCATGAAAAAGCGTGGCGAAGGCATCGTCAAGGACTGGGAACCTTACCTGTGCGACGTTGCCTTCCAGAAAGTGGTGCTCGAAAAAGCACTGAACACGCGCAATATCGACAGCTACCTGATGCTGGCGAACAAACGAGCACGCGCTGCCACCGATGGTCTGAACAGCAAGTTCCGGGTGGCCGGCGACCACAGCGTAATCGTCTCCCCTGAGCTGAGCAAAGAAGACCTGGCCGTCGAGCTGCTGGCCAAAATCGATGCTAGCGAGCCGTTGGACTATATACGCACAAAGGGCGAGTACCACGGCCATACATTCGAGGGCTATATCGCCACTGCCGCCGATGCGCTTCAGCGGAACGAGTGCCTGCGCGGGTGCATTGGCGCTCATTGTAAGAAGTGCGAATTCCGCTGCACCCTGGAAGATGAGTCCAATGGTCTGCAAAGCGGCTTCCGCGAATGTTGGAAGGAGGCCATGGGATGGCAAGATCAGGACTTCGAGGACCCGTTGGTACTCGAAATCGCCAACTTCCGCAAAGCCGACAAGCTGCTAGCCCAGGGCAAGGCCAAAATGATCGATCTGGAAGAGACTGATATCAGTCCCGCGCCAGGAGACAAGCCGGGCATGTCCAACAGTGAACGCCAATGGCTGCAGGTGAGCAAGATACAGAAAGGTGATGCCACCCCGGAGATCGATATCGACGGCCTGCGTGCGGAGATGCAGGGTTGGACCTACCCCCTGCACTTTATCGACTTCGAAACCATCACTGCTGCTCTGCCCTTCACTAGCGGCCGCCGTCCCTACGAAGGCGTGGCCTTCCAGTTCTCCCACCATGTTGTCCACAAGGACGGCTCGGTGGTACACGCCCACCAGTTCCTAGACACCGAGCCCGGGCACTTCCCCAGCTTCGATTTTATCCGCGCCCTGAAGCAGGCGCTGGAAGGTGACAGCGGCACCATCTTCCGCTATGCGGCGCATGAAAACAGCTTCCTCAACCTCATCCACAGCCAGCTGCGCGACAGCGACCTGCCGCAGGAAGAGGTAAAAGAGCTGTGTGCATTTATTGAGTCCATCTCTCATTCCAAGGACGACAGCGAACTCACTTGGTGCGGCCCGCGGGATATGGTCGACCTGCTAGAGCTGGTCAAGCGCTATGCCTACTACCCGCAAACCAGGGGCTCCAATTCGATCAAGCACGTACTACCGGCCGTGTTGAATCACTCTGCCTTCTTACAGGAAAAATACGGCCAGCCCAACTATGGTGCGACAGGCGGAATCCCCAGCTTCAATTTCCAAAACTGGCAGTGGATCCAGGTGGAACATGGTCAGGTACGCGACCCGTACAAGCTTCTTCCCAAGATGTTCGAGGATGTGCCTGAGAATATCGATGAGTTGCTGTCGGAGGGCGATAGCCTCGCCAATGGTGGAGCGGCGCTAACGGCTTATGCTCGGATTCAGTTCACTGAAATGAGTGATTATGAGAGAGAGCAGTTGCGAAGTGCGCTACTAAAGTATTGTGAGCTGGATACGCTTGCGATGGTGATGATCTATGAATCGTGGGTAAATTAA